The Sulfolobus sp. A20 genomic interval CCCTTTACCTCTATTTCATTACCAATACCTTTGCTTAAAGCTTTTTCATAAATTAATTTTCCAACTGCAAGATCTTCAAGTCCTATACCAACGGACTTAAACAACGTTATTCCCTCTTTCGGTATCGTAACTTTCTTCGATATTACGCTGGACAATGTGACGAGTTTGCTCTCATCTAACATGTTCATCTTCTTTGCTATAACCAACTCTCCAGCTTCTTGTAATGTCTGTATAAAGTCTTCGACCACTATTATTTTCGAGGCCTTCACTACTTCTGGATATACTTCTATTTTTTCGGGAATGTTTGAACCCATGGCATTGATATGCTTTCTTTTAGAACTAACGTAATCTAACTTGATAAATGGATCTTTTGCTTTTGTTATGCTAACTATCACCTCACTATCTTCACAAATTTTTTTGATTGAGTCACTAACGTTAACACTTATTCCTTCACTTCCTAGAACGGAAATAGCTTTTTCCAATCTGCTCTTTGACTGCGTGAAAACGTTTATCTTGATACCTTTCTTTATCTCATTTATCACCTCCACATGAGCAATGCCTTGTTTCCCTAACCCTATTATTCCGATACTGCTATAGTCTCCATAAATAAAATCTGACGCTATTACTGATAGAATTGCTGTTCTAATCTGAGTTAGCCTATCTGATTCTATAATGCTAAGAAGTTCCCCTGAAATGTTGTATAGGAATATTAGGAAGTTGCCGCTAATGAACGTCTTATAACCTATATAATCTTCCATAGCAGCAGCTTGAAATGTTAGAGTTGCTCCCTTGAAAGAAATTCTGCTCCTCTGTAGGTTAATTGCTAGTTTATTCTCAAATAATTCAAATGCATTTACTAGTGAATTGTATATTTCTCTGTAATCTATTAAATTCGTCACTTCACTCTCCTTGATTAAGAGTGTCAAATCTATCTTTCTCTCATATGTCTTTACA includes:
- a CDS encoding ornithine cyclodeaminase family protein; amino-acid sequence: MTLLIKESEVTNLIDYREIYNSLVNAFELFENKLAINLQRSRISFKGATLTFQAAAMEDYIGYKTFISGNFLIFLYNISGELLSIIESDRLTQIRTAILSVIASDFIYGDYSSIGIIGLGKQGIAHVEVINEIKKGIKINVFTQSKSRLEKAISVLGSEGISVNVSDSIKKICEDSEVIVSITKAKDPFIKLDYVSSKRKHINAMGSNIPEKIEVYPEVVKASKIIVVEDFIQTLQEAGELVIAKKMNMLDESKLVTLSSVISKKVTIPKEGITLFKSVGIGLEDLAVGKLIYEKALSKGIGNEIEVKGIWYRELERK